A window of the Mesorhizobium opportunistum WSM2075 genome harbors these coding sequences:
- a CDS encoding response regulator, with protein MKHVLVIDDDAAMRRLIAEYLMMHALKVTAVNDSKQFNHVLSHEPVDLVVVDLNLGREDGLAIVRKLATKSDLPIIVISGDRLDEAEKVVALELGATDFIPKPFGLREFLARIRVALRQRISSPRTKDHRSFRFGAWKLSVKQRRLICAERGEVKLTACEFNLLIAFLENPRSVLSRERLLLASRVRGEEVYDRSIDVLILRLRRKLEADAANPRLVKTSRGAGYFFNADVDVSYGGTLAA; from the coding sequence TTGAAACATGTTCTTGTCATTGACGATGATGCCGCAATGCGACGCCTCATCGCCGAGTATCTCATGATGCATGCGTTGAAGGTGACTGCAGTCAACGATAGCAAGCAGTTCAACCACGTTCTATCTCATGAGCCGGTCGACCTCGTGGTCGTTGACCTCAACCTGGGCCGTGAGGATGGGCTTGCGATCGTCCGCAAGCTGGCGACAAAATCGGATTTGCCTATCATAGTGATCAGCGGCGACCGGCTCGATGAGGCCGAAAAAGTCGTTGCACTGGAGCTCGGCGCAACCGATTTCATTCCCAAGCCTTTCGGCCTGCGCGAGTTCCTGGCCCGCATTCGCGTAGCGCTACGCCAGCGCATTTCCAGTCCGCGAACGAAAGATCATCGCTCATTCCGGTTTGGAGCTTGGAAGCTCAGCGTCAAACAGCGGCGGCTGATCTGTGCAGAGCGTGGCGAGGTCAAGCTTACCGCATGTGAGTTCAATCTCCTGATCGCGTTCCTGGAGAACCCCCGCAGTGTACTATCCAGAGAACGGCTTTTGCTCGCGAGCCGTGTGCGTGGTGAAGAGGTCTACGATCGAAGTATCGATGTCCTGATCTTGCGCTTGCGCCGGAAGCTCGAGGCTGATGCGGCCAATCCTCGCCTGGTCAAGACGAGTCGTGGTGCGGGGTACTTCTTCAACGCTGACGTGGACGTTAGCTACGGAGGCACCTTGGCCGCGTGA
- a CDS encoding transposase domain-containing protein, whose product MATCRLNDVNPVAYLAETLDAIINGHPQSQIEELMPWRFRKTSSPNP is encoded by the coding sequence GTGGCCACCTGCAGGCTCAACGACGTCAATCCCGTTGCCTACCTCGCCGAAACTCTCGACGCCATCATCAACGGCCATCCGCAGAGCCAGATCGAGGAACTCATGCCCTGGCGATTCCGGAAAACGTCAAGCCCAAATCCATAG